The following are encoded together in the Helicobacter pylori genome:
- a CDS encoding AAA family ATPase — MPFSKNLENLIAPFKRIKNRSLVLALGFLILTFCLLLFLVLSDVSRLISSKDFFYVIQSHPKQTLTEDENYFYANKGLYKTNKEAFLRAYKIPESMPIERRENLSKGSKMNLALLFFISSMLFGIFWRLPKRLDTKMSLESATKNELENAFQRYDALGVRFEDIAGVDEVKEELLEVIDYLKNPKKYQDLGIFLPKGVLLIGPPGVGKTMIAKALASEARVPFFYESGSAFSQIYVGAGAKKVHELFMHAKRHAPSIIFIDEIDALGKARGGHRSDEREATLNQLLTEMDGFLQNDEVVVIGATNQMEVMDEALLRSKRFDRRIFISLPDLLERQSILEKLLENKKHALDYLKIAKICVGFSGAMLATLVNESALNALKHQRNEITESDILEVKDKIAYGKKKPQTLDENQKELVALYQSAKALSAYWLEIEFDKVPLLGEFIAFNENKIHSESEIKNCIKVYLSGTIVLELLYKERYSLSKQDLQKAKFLNEFMASELLLTPTKESLSVLYEEQLEFLKPQIAACKRLSTLLLEQEYLEHSHLYDLLNG; from the coding sequence ATGCCGTTTTCTAAAAATTTAGAAAACCTCATCGCTCCCTTTAAACGCATCAAAAACCGCTCGCTTGTTTTGGCGTTAGGGTTTTTGATCCTTACTTTTTGCTTGCTTCTTTTTTTAGTCTTGAGCGATGTTTCTAGGCTCATATCCAGTAAGGACTTTTTTTATGTGATCCAATCTCACCCGAAGCAAACTCTAACAGAAGATGAAAATTATTTTTATGCTAACAAGGGTCTTTATAAAACCAACAAAGAAGCCTTTTTAAGAGCCTATAAAATCCCAGAAAGCATGCCCATAGAAAGACGAGAAAATTTAAGCAAGGGTTCTAAAATGAATTTAGCGTTGCTTTTTTTCATTTCTAGCATGCTTTTTGGGATCTTTTGGCGCTTGCCTAAACGATTGGATACTAAAATGAGTTTAGAGAGCGCGACTAAAAACGAATTAGAAAATGCATTCCAACGATACGATGCACTAGGGGTGCGTTTTGAAGACATTGCAGGGGTGGATGAAGTCAAAGAAGAATTACTAGAAGTGATAGATTATTTAAAAAACCCTAAAAAATACCAGGATTTAGGGATTTTTCTCCCTAAAGGCGTGCTTTTAATCGGGCCTCCTGGAGTGGGGAAAACCATGATCGCTAAAGCTTTAGCGAGTGAAGCCAGAGTGCCGTTTTTTTATGAAAGCGGGAGCGCGTTTTCTCAAATTTATGTAGGGGCTGGGGCTAAAAAAGTGCATGAACTTTTCATGCATGCTAAAAGGCATGCCCCCTCTATTATTTTTATTGATGAAATTGACGCTTTGGGTAAGGCTAGGGGAGGGCATAGGAGCGATGAAAGAGAGGCCACGCTCAATCAGCTTTTAACCGAAATGGATGGGTTTTTGCAAAACGATGAGGTGGTGGTGATAGGAGCGACTAACCAAATGGAGGTGATGGATGAAGCGCTATTAAGGAGCAAACGATTTGATCGGCGTATTTTCATTTCTTTACCGGATTTACTAGAAAGGCAGAGCATTTTAGAAAAGCTTTTAGAAAATAAAAAGCATGCACTAGACTATCTTAAGATTGCTAAAATTTGCGTGGGTTTTAGCGGGGCGATGTTAGCGACTTTAGTCAACGAAAGCGCTCTAAACGCCCTAAAACACCAACGAAACGAAATCACTGAGAGCGACATTTTAGAAGTGAAAGACAAGATCGCTTACGGCAAGAAAAAGCCCCAAACCTTAGACGAAAACCAAAAAGAATTAGTCGCTCTCTATCAAAGCGCGAAAGCCTTAAGCGCGTATTGGTTAGAAATTGAATTTGATAAAGTGCCATTATTAGGGGAATTTATCGCTTTTAATGAAAATAAAATCCATAGCGAGAGCGAGATTAAAAATTGCATTAAAGTGTATTTGAGCGGGACGATTGTTTTAGAGTTGCTCTATAAGGAGCGTTATAGTTTGTCTAAACAAGACTTGCAAAAAGCGAAATTTTTGAATGAATTTATGGCTAGTGAGCTTCTTTTAACCCCCACAAAAGAGTCTTTAAGCGTTCTTTATGAAGAGCAATTGGAGTTTTTAAAGCCTCAAATTGCAGCTTGTAAGCGGTTGAGCACTCTGTTATTAGAGCAAGAATATTTAGAACATTCTCATTTGTATGATTTATTGAACGGGTGA
- the bioV gene encoding pimelyl-ACP methyl ester esterase BioV, translating to MRFFSGFGFVNESVLFEEWLLKGAYDVSGFSMGAIKAIEYAYNEILQQRRINSLLLFSPCMLAHKSLAFKRLQLSSFQKDPQNYMDNFYQAVGLNAQLERFKKMGSLEELEFLLDYKYSDRIIRFLLEKGVKIEVFIGLKDRITDIQALLEFFMPLVQVWQFKDCNHLLQKS from the coding sequence ATGCGTTTTTTTAGTGGTTTTGGGTTTGTTAATGAAAGCGTTTTGTTTGAAGAGTGGCTTTTAAAAGGGGCTTATGATGTGTCAGGCTTTTCTATGGGAGCGATTAAAGCGATAGAATACGCCTATAATGAAATCTTACAACAGCGGCGCATCAATTCTTTGTTATTGTTTTCGCCTTGCATGCTAGCGCATAAGAGTTTGGCGTTCAAACGCTTACAACTTTCTTCATTTCAAAAAGATCCGCAAAATTACATGGACAACTTTTATCAAGCCGTGGGCTTGAACGCCCAATTGGAGCGTTTTAAAAAAATGGGTTCTTTAGAAGAATTAGAATTTTTATTGGATTACAAGTATAGTGATCGTATAATTAGATTTTTATTAGAAAAAGGCGTGAAGATTGAAGTGTTTATCGGTTTAAAAGATAGGATCACTGACATTCAAGCCCTTTTAGAATTTTTTATGCCTTTAGTTCAAGTGTGGCAGTTTAAGGATTGCAACCATTTGTTGCAAAAATCTTAA
- a CDS encoding DUF4149 domain-containing protein — MKKFGLGVYLLLLGILGGSLIILGAIVAPIVFKASSILPELNLTPFESGKLMAQIFVRFNYLLGAIGFVVLLYEIISFIYYKRSLVYLILGVAIGALCLLFVFYYTPYILNAQKVGEAALQSAEFARSHAQSEWLFKELFVLVCALFFWRLLGKNAV; from the coding sequence ATGAAAAAATTTGGTTTAGGGGTGTATTTGCTTCTTTTAGGTATTTTGGGCGGCTCTTTGATCATTCTAGGAGCGATAGTCGCACCCATTGTTTTCAAAGCTTCAAGCATTTTACCTGAATTGAATCTAACTCCCTTTGAAAGCGGGAAACTCATGGCGCAAATCTTTGTGCGTTTCAATTATCTTTTAGGCGCGATCGGTTTTGTGGTGTTACTTTATGAAATCATTTCGTTTATTTATTATAAAAGATCGTTAGTGTATTTGATCCTTGGCGTGGCGATAGGAGCGTTGTGTTTGCTCTTTGTTTTTTATTACACGCCTTATATTTTAAACGCTCAAAAAGTGGGTGAAGCCGCGCTTCAAAGCGCTGAATTTGCCCGCTCGCACGCTCAAAGCGAATGGCTGTTTAAGGAATTGTTTGTGCTGGTGTGCGCTTTGTTTTTTTGGCGTTTGCTTGGAAAAAATGCGGTTTGA